The Thermodesulfovibrionales bacterium DNA window AACATCAGACCCCTCCCGGGCCCATCAGCTTCTTCAGGCAATAACCCTGCCCTCTGATAAGATACATCTGTCTGTAACCTTTTCCGGACCCTCTCCTATTTCAAAATGATAATCTTCAATCACCGTGTTGGCAAGAAGGCTCTCACACATCTCCTTAAGAGACTTCTGTGCCTCTTCGAGAGTCAGTCCTTCAAGCTCTATCTCTATTAGCTTTCCAACCCTCACATCCTTTATTCCCCTGAAACCAAGATGCTCAAGACCTGACTGCACGGCCTTTCCCTGGGGATCGAGTACACCTTTTTTTAATGTCACATAGACCCTTGCCTTCATGAGTTATTTTAACACAACTGCTAATGTAAAAATCTTTTTAAGCCGGCCTTTTTCCTGTGGTAAAATAATTTATGAATGATTGTCCTTGCATCCTAAAAAAAATATACCCGAAAATATAAAGAATTTACTGAAAATTTTTCAACCCTCTACGTTGATGAGAACTCGGGAGAATGGATTTCGTGGCTCTATGAGAAATATTGTTGTTCATGAATATCTTGATATAAGATGGTAAAGAATTAAGAAATTTCTTGAGGATGTGGAATCGGTCTTTTTGTTAAGAACATTAAGGATTTTAAGGAAATAAAAAATTCTTTCTCTCTGATATAATAATCCTCTGGAGTTAGAAATGGCACTTCTTGATCTATTCAAAAAAGGTCTTGAAAAGACAAAAAAAGGCCTCATCGAACGGATGGGCTCCCTGTTCAGTGTTTCTATGAATGAAAGTTCATTTGAGCAGCTAGAGGAGGCATTACTGCTTGCCGATGTTGGTCCAAAGGCAACAGTAGAACTTCTTGGAACCTTAAGGGAAGAGGCAAAAAGAAGCAATCACAGGGATATTAGAGAGCTTTTAAGGGAAAGCATGCTGAAGCTCCTTGGCGCACCGGTGCATTTAAATATACCTGAAACCCCGCCTGCTGTAATACTCATGGTTGGAGTAAATGGTGTAGGAAAGACAACAACAATTGGAAAACTGAGTCATAGATTCAGGTTAGAGGGTAAAAAGGTCATCATCGCTGCATCCGATACATTCAGGGCTGCTGCAATTGAGCAGCTTGAGGTATGGGCAAAAAGAACTGATGCCCAGCTCATAAAACACCAGATGGGTTCTGATCCTGCAGCAGTTGCCTTTGACGCAATTCAATCAGCAAGGGCAAGGAATGCAGAAGTTGTAATAATAGATACAGCTGGCAGACTCCATACAAAGAGCCCACTGATGGAAGAGCTGAAAAAGATAAAAAGGGTTATTCAGAAAGCCATTCCAGAGGCACCCCATGAGAGCCTTCTTGTTCTTGATGCGACTACGGGTCAGAATGCCCTCAATCAGGCGAGACTATTCAATGACGCCATAGGTGTCACCGGCATTGCCCTCACAAAACTTGATGGCACGTCAAAGGGCGGGATGGTCTTTGCAATAAAAAAAGAACTCAATATACCTGTAAAATTAATAGGCCTTGGTGAAGGAATTGAAGACCTTGCGGACTTTAAACCTGAAGAATTTGTGGATGCCCTTCTTCAATAAAATAATTAAAAGCCCGCCTTAGAACCCTTCTGCCTTAATGTAACAAAAAATTAACAATCTTTTAATAATGATGTAATAACAAAAATGTTTAATAAAAATATGGAGATTGTAGAAGGACTCCAAACTACAATGGTTAAATGTCCTGTATGCGATTCAGAGGCTGTGTATAGATATGGAAAAATTAGGGGAAGGCAAAGGTACCAGTGCATCATGTGCGGAAGACAGTTTATTAACGGGGCAAAAAAACAGGAAATACAGGGCAGACCTGTATGCCCGAGATGTGGCAAGCTTATGAATCTCTACAGAATTGAAGGAGATATTATAAGATTCAGATGCTCTGATTATCCCGCATGCAGGACCTTTAAAAAATTCTTGATCAAGGAGGTATAGATAATGAATTATTATATTCATAACATACCAGGCAGATTGAGAATTAAGAGCCCTGTTATCAAGAATAACAGGTCAGCAGCTGATGACATAAGAAAGAGTCTGAGTTCCCTTTATGGAATAGCCACAGTTGAAATTAACATGATTACAGGTAGCCTTCTTGTTAATTACAATCATAAAATGATCAAACATACAGATATAATTGATATTCTCGAAAGAAAAGGTTATTTTGATTCCTCTAAAGCTATAACAAATGATGAATATATACATAAAGCCGCATCAAAGGCAGGAGCCGTTATAGGAAAATCTCTTTTCAGTACCTTTGCAGGAATGGCTTTAGAAAGAACACCTCTGTCCTTCCTGACAATATTGATTTAATTATTAAGGGGATTTTTTCATATTATTTATTAGATTCTCAACCCTTCTCGTTACGAGAACAGGAAGAAAGTCTTTTATCCTTGCAGTTCTTTTGAACTCCTTCAACACTCCCTCATAAGTTTTCTGCACATCCTGGAATGCCAAACCGGTTTTCATTACCAGTGATGCAATTGCATCAAAATGAACCTTTCTCTCCTTTTCATCCTCATATAAACTGATATCTGAGTCAGACGTTTGAAAGGATTGTGCCTCTTTTTTGTTCAGGTGATTTGCTCTCTCAGCATTTCTGTCATTATCGGATATCATAGCCACTTTAATCTTTTAAAAAGAATATACATAAAAATAGCCGGAATAACAGATAGTATAATAATTACAATTAAGGTTGTATATTGACCAAGAAAGGTCCATGGATTTTCACTTCCACCCGGGAGATTAATATTCATGCCATAGAATGTACCCAGAATGGTTGCAGGTATGGAAAGTGTAAATACAATGGTTAAAAGTGCCAGAATCTTGTTTGTTCTGTCTGAACTTATAATGAAGTCCGTGTCTTTATAAATTTCTATTGTCTCTTTGCACTCCTCGAGAATCGTCCATGCCCTGTCTACATAGTCAGAAAGATCTCCAAAATATACATCCATACCACTGTCTGAAAATCTCTGAATTCTTTTTTCAAGGTCATGAATAACAACCCTGAGAGATGTAACAACCCTTCTTATATTGGCTATATTATGCCTTAGCTCTGTAACCTCTCTTACAGCATCAGTGGATTCATCAAATACCTTTTCCTCAATCCTTTCTATGTCAGCAATTACTTTTTGCAGCATGAGCATTATATTCTTTATAAGGGCATGGATTATTTTGTAGAGAAGAAAGGACGGTGACCTGCCGAGATATTCATTATAGGCCTCTTCGTCTTCTTTACAGAGAGAAAAAATCCTGTTTATGGGCTTCAATTCTCCTGAATGGACAGTGACAAGAAAGTCTTTACCAAGAAAAATCCCAACCTGGGATGGTATGGAAAACCTCTTTTCCTTTATATATCTTGGAAAATGAAGAATAATAAAAAGATAATCCTTATAAATGTCTATTTTAGGTATCTGGGTTTTTGAAATACAGTCTTCTATATCTAAAGGATGAAAACGGTATCTCTCAAGGAGGGCATTTAGTATAGAAGCAGAGGGGTTATCGATATTAATCCAAAGGAAGTTTTTACCCCATATGCTTTTCAGATTCAGGCCAACTTCGAAATCTACTGCGTTATCTTCCATAATAGCCACCTATTTCAACATCTCTGCCTTATCAGTCAATTCCCAGGGAAGACCTATATCCATTCTACCAACATGTCCGTAGGAAGCAAGCTTTCTGTAAAAGCCTCCCTTGATAGTAGATGGCATATACCTGAGGTTAAATTGCTTTATTATCCCTGCTGGTCTGAAGTCAAAAAATATGTTTATGCGCCTTGCTATCTCCTCATCAGGTATTTTGCCTGTGCCGAATGTCTCTATCTGTATACTTACAGGTCTGGAGATTCCTATGGAATAACTAAGCTGGACTTCACATTCATCAGCAAGGCCTGCTGCCACTATATTTTTTGCTGCATAACGGGCTGCATAGGCTCCTACCCTGTCAATCCTTAAGGGATCCTTGCCGCTGAGAGCTGAACCACTGTGTCTTGCATATTCACCATAAGTGTCAACAGCATTCTTTCTTCCTGTAAGACCTGAATGAACAAGGGGCCCTCCCGGGATAACAGGGCCTTCAGGATTTATAAATATAGATGTTCTGTCATCCATCTTTATATCCTCATCATGAAGCGCAGGCTTTATTACATATTCAATGATGTCTTCCCTCAAACGTTTGGGATCAGGTTTTTCGCTTGACTGGCTGACAATTATTGTTATTGAATGAATACGATGGGGTCTTCCATTTTTGTATTCTACACCCACCTGTGTCTTTCCATCAGGTTCGAGATAGGAGAGTATATTCTGGAACCTGACCGAGGTCAGGCGTCTAGAGAGTTTATGGGCTAGCCAGATCGGCATAGGCATGTAAGAAGCCGTTTGATTACAGGCAAACCCAAATACAGTGGCCTGGTCAAAGGCTGGTATTCTTTCTATTTCCTCCTCAGTGAGCTCTTTTTCATCAAAATAGTTGTGCTCATGTCTTAATTCCTTTATGCTTGTAAGAATACTGCAGCTTCTTGCATTAAAGCCATTTCCTGTGTAGCCAACCTGATTTATTACTTGTCTTGCTATATTTGGAAAGTCTACAACAGCGCTGGATTCAAATCTTGCTGCTATGAAAACAACATTTGTAAATATGGCACATTCTGCCCTTATCCTTGAGAAAGGGTCCCTCTGCAGGAAATGGTCAACTATGGAATCACTTATCTGGTCACAGAGCTTGTCAGGATGACCCTCTGTTACAGATTCTGATATAAATATAAAATCTCTTTTCATGAGTTACTCTTGTTTGCAAGGAGTTTTTTAGTAGATTCATTAACCATTAAGGGAATCACTGCACCTGTTCCTACGACCAGAGCATCCATGAGACCGATTGGAACGACACCCAGAAGCCTCCTCAAGCCAGGAATAGCCATTGATAGAATCTGTAAAATAAATGAGCCACCAAGGGCAAGGTTCAGATATCTGTTAGAAGCTAATTTTTCTTTGTCAAAAATTGAATAATTTTCTGAACGACAGCTTATGGCATGAAGAAGCTGACCCAGTGTTAGGGTCATAAAAGCAATACTACCTGCTCTTGTACCCAAACCGTATCTTGCAATACCGTAACCATATGCACCAAGTGCACCAGCTGATAACATAGCTGATTCAAAGGTTATTCTTTTAAAATCCGAGGATTTCAAAATAGGGTCATCCTTCTTTCGGGGAGGATGTATTAAAATGTCAGGCTCAGGGGGTTCTAGGGCAAGTGCAAGACCAGGAGCTATGTCAGAAACCAGATTGAGCCAGAGCAGTTGCATTGCATTAAGTGGCTGCCCCATACCTGCTGATATAGCTGAGAACATGACCATTATCTCACTTAAATTTGTGGCAAGAAGAAAGCGGAGAGATTTTCTGATATTATTGTAAACTGCTCTTCCATGACCTATGGCAATTATTATTGTTTCAAGTCTGTCGTCTTCAACAACAACATCTGCGACTTCTCTTGCTACATCTGTACCGGTGTTTCCCATAGCAATACCTATATCTGCAGCCTTGAGTGCAGGACCGTCATTTATTCCATCCCCGGTCATTGCTACGACCTTACCTGCACTCTGCAGAGCTTTAACTATTTGGAGTTTATGAGCAGGACTCACCCTAGAAAAGACATGAACATTTTTCAATATTGCTTTCATTATTTCAGGTTCTATATTTACCAGATTTGTTGAATCGAGAATTTCAAGGTGTGTTCCCCTGCTGAGGTTCAACTCTCTGCCAATCGCATAGGCTGTGGGAGACTGATCACCGGTAATCATTATTGTTTCTATGCCCGCTCTGTGAAAGGCATTTATCAATTCCTTTACTCCGTCCCGTATGGGATCAGCCATACCCACCAGTCCAAGCCAGATAAACTCAATCTCCTTCGCTAGGAACTCAGGATAAATTTCGGATTTTAGCTTGCTTAATAAAGAATTATTTAAATCTCCATCTATAAAACCATAGGCCACACCGAGTATCCTGAGACCATTACATGCCATCCTTTCATTTTCCATTTCTATAGTAAGCCTTTCTTCATCATTAAGAGGGATCCTTACTCCATCCTTCATGTAGAAATTACAGAGTGATAGTACTTCTGACGGACTACCTTTTATAGCAACAATCATCCCTTCTGGCTTTTTACTTCCTGATACCTTTATACTGTGTAGAGTAACCATGTAATTTCTCTTTTCTGAGCGGTGATATATTTTTAAACGGGGAAACTTCTTTCTGATTTTTATTACATCTACTTTTGCACTTATTGCCATATAAATCAGGGCATTTTCTGTAGAGGTGCCGTTCACAATGTATTTATCATCTTGCCGAAGTACCTCGCTCTCGTTGCAGAGAGTGCAGACATGTATGAGCCTGAGAAGTTCATCATTTTCATAGGCATTAAGTATTGAATTATTTATATCCTTTTCTACCTTACCAGTTGAGCTAGATAATATAAAAGACCCATCAACTACATTTAATCTTTTCATGCCGGTAAATATAGTAACTACAGCCATTCTATTAAAAGTTATAGTTCCTGTTTTATCAAGACATATGGTCTGGATAGAACCAAGGGTTTCCACTGCCTCTAAATGCCTTATAATTACGCCATGCCGCCGCATCTTTCTTATTCCAAGTGCAAGGGTTGTGGTAGCCACTGCCGGAAGTCCTTCTGGAACTGCAGCAACTGCTAGGGATATGGATGTTTTGAGCATCTGGAGCAAGCCGTATCCCCTTAAAATTCCTATAAGAAATACAAGCCCGCAAACAGCCATACCTATGAATACTAGCTGCCCGCTGATCTTTCTTAGCTGTCTTTCCATGGGTGTTTCAGGAGCTCTCACTTCTGAAATCAGAGTCTGTATCTTTCCTATCTCCGTGAAACTTCCTGTGGCTACAACTACCCCTAAACCCTGACCACCTGTAACAAGTGTTCCTCTATATACCATATTGATTCTATCTGCAAGGGGAACATACTTGTGAGAACCAGGCTCTGAGCCGTTCGATTTAATTACCTCATGAGTCTTAAGCACTGGCATGCTTTCTCCAGTAAGTGCTGACTCATCAACACTAAGGTTATGAGCCTCTAATAATCTCGCATCAGCTGGTACAAAACTGCCAGGTCTAAGAACAATTATATCTCCCGGAACTATTTCCTCTACGCCCACTTCCCTCTGGATTCCATCCCTGATAACCAGGGCATAGGGTCTGATAAGACTTTTCAGTGAATGGATGGTTTTTTCTGCCTGACTCTCTGTGAGATAACCTATTGTGGAATTTATCGTTACAACTGCCATAATAATAATCGCATCAGCTAGCCCTCCCGTAAGCAAAGAAATTACTGCAGCAGCGCCCAGAAGAGCAACAGGCAGTGATTTAAACTGATCGATAAAGATACTTATACCTGAACGAGGCACTGATTCGGGAAGTATGTTGGGTCCGTATTTTTTGAGATTTTCTCTGGCTGAAAGCTCTGAGAGACCGTAATTCCTGTCGGTATTAAAGATTTTTAAAACTCTTTCAGATTCAATAAGATGCCATGGCTCGGTAATCTGTTTTTCAGCATGGGAAATCAGTCTCCTTAGCTTTCTGTTTTTAATCTCACCCGTTTTTTTATGAGATGAGGATTTAAGAGTTTTTCTGTCATTACTGAAATTAGTCTTATTGTAGACTATTACAGCTTCTTTTATAACGGAGGCTATGACATGAGGTGAATTATCAGAATTAAAGTAAACGAGGATGTTTCCCGTGAGTATATTAATAGAAAAATTTTTTATACCTTCTTTTTCTGAAAGTTTTAATGTAAGAAATTTCTTTAATGACTCTGAACGATAAAGCCCCCTTACTTTATACCTTGCCCTTCCCTTTATGGAATGTAAGATCTGAACCATTGACAGGAATTTTCATATTTTATTGCTTACTGTTAAGTCTCCTTTACTGTTTCTCCAGAGGGTGTTTTTACTTTTGGAATGGCTGCTCCAGCAATCTCCTTTACACCCTCAACTACGCCAATTAGCATTTCTTTAACAGCCATAAGGGCCGTATTTCCTATAGTTCCTGCAGTCTCTATTGCTCCGCTAACCGCTACCTTTGCTACTTCTTCTACATCACCGCCTATTTCCTTTGTTGCCTCTATAACACCATCAACTGCCCTTCTTGCAACAAGGGCTACATCTGCGCCTATTTCTGCTGCGCCTCTTACAGCACCCCTTACCGTCTGGCTGGCTGCTGAAACTACATCACCACCTACCTCTGCCACTCCCATGACAACACCCTTTGCAATGCTCTTTGTGCTTAAAATAAGCCCTGTCCCTACCTCTTCTGTGGCCTGAATGCTTCCTTTTACTATATCTTTTATGATGTTTAAGCTTTCATTAGCTACAGTGCCTGTTGCCTTCAGAGTATTTGAAACAGTATTTTTTGCCAGACTTACAATCTCTGCCTCAATCTCTCCTATACCCCTCAGACTGTTTATAACACCCTCTTTAATTGTGGTACCAGCCTTACCAAGACCAGTGCCACTTTCCATACCCTCTGCTATTTTTTGATTTGTCATTTTGGACACCTCCTTTGTAGTAGAGTTTTTGTTGTTAGTATCGAGGCCTATAATTATTCGCTTTTGCCCTTTAACAGTATGTTAAAGGCATACCAGAAAGCTGTGTACCATGCAGGTGCTATAAAGTTGCCTCTTGCAATCTGGTACAGACCAAAAGAAACCAAAATAATAAAAGATAAAGCTGCTAGGTCCATTTCTCCGTTTGTCATATCCTTAAAATGCCTGTTAAGTTCCTGGAAAAGGTCTGTTAACCTCTTATGGAAATTAGATGGATATTTATGATTATCATTAATCTTAAAAAAGCCTTTTTCTTCTGCGTATCTTATTATGTTGCCTCTATCACCATCATAGATAAAAAGAACACTTCCAGTAACTGGATTAAATTCTATCCTTTCTATTCCCTTAACTGTTGCCATATGTCCTGAAAGAGAAATAAAGTACTCTACATCGCCCTTTTTTGATGGTATCTTTAATCTCATCCGTCCTGCAGTCTTGTGGATACAGAAAGCATCAGGTATATCAGGCACCTTTTTCGCCCTCAGCTGTCTCTTTATGTGTCTCTGCCATCTCAGCTTTTACCTCAGCCACAAGATCCTCAACTAACTCACTCACCTCTGCAAAGGTTTCTTTACCCTTCTCATAAAGAATGATGCCTCCTTTTATAGCAGCCTTTGCAATCGGTTTTGCAGCACCCGCAAGTACCGGGATAACAACAGGTGCAAGGATGGCAGCACCAATTCCTATGGCAAGACCGCTCAATATATTGCCCTTCCAGTCATTGTTAAAGATTGCCATTGCCTACCTCCCTACTTTGTTCTTGATAGTTAAATATTATAGTTAAACAAACCTTTCAGTCTATATTTTTTTTCATTACTTTCCTAAGGCTTAAAAAATAAGGTTTAATAAAAATTTAACTTACTTTTCATGATTCTTTAATAACTTAGTGTTTAAATATAAATGTAAAGATTAAAAACTTAAGGAGGGTAAGATGATTGATTACAGAATAATACATCACAGTCCAGGATTGCTAAAGGTTGAGATTCCTGCCATTAAGAATATTTCTCGCATAAAGTTAAAACAAATTTCTTCTTACATAACCGTACCTGAAGGAATAAGGAGCATAAGGCCAGATATATTTAAAGGTATTGTGGTCATTAAATACGAAGACGGCAAGATAGATATTCTTAATCATTTACAACATTTTTTATCCAAGAAAGAGATTCAGAACTATATCAATGAAGATTAAAGTTAACAGATGCCCGAATCTCATGAAGTCATCAGTATGTGTGGCTCACGTAACAATTTATATGCCCAGTGCATTTCAGCTCAAAGAGTATTGTATGACAGAACTACACAAAAAATGTCCTTTCAATATACTGAAAAAAAACTCTAATCCTTTAATCCATTGCCAGAAGTGATTTTTTAATCTCCACGGGCCGCCTTTCTGAATTTCCCTTTAATTTATAATGCCTTTTTTAAAACTAAGTCTTACCTTGCTGAAAATATACTCTCTATGATATTTTATTGAAGCAAAAAAGAAATATTGAATGATAAAGATGCAAGAAGATATTTACAGAGTCCTTAATCAGATAACCGATTTTATCTACGAACACTACCAGGAAGATATCCAGGACGCCCATGAACTCTTCTGGGAAGAGGAGAGACCTGAGGAGTTACTTCATGGCATGCTCCTTGATATAGGAGAGCTTAACTTTGATGACTGGCTCACCATAGATTACAGAAATCCCTACGGAGAAAGTTTTATAGAGCTTTATGAGAAATATTCAGAGCCTGATGTAGATAAAGATATTATAAATGCACTTAAGGAAAGCAGGATAAGTCTATATGAGGTAGAGGGTGTTGAAGATGGCAGAATAAAACTCAGGGACCTTCTGAGAAATACTGTCTTTTATCCTGACTGGCAGTTACCTGATAGTCAGCTGAAAACAGGTGATCTCTTTGCAACAAGGTTTATCAGACTGAATGAAAGATTCTTCATGGGTAAATGCATCTATCCTTTCCATAGCACACTAAAGGAGGAAATTTTAAGATACCTGGACATGCAGTATAATCGATATCTAAAAAATGAAAATCCGAACGGTGACATAGAATCCTTTTTAAAGGATGCATCAAGTGTATTTAATACAATATGGATAACCTTTGTGGCAGGCAGAGGATGAGAATGCCCAAAAAGACCATCAAGGACTGGCCTCCCGAGGAAAGACCCCGTGAAAGACTAATTAAAGACGGACCCGAAGGTCTTTCTGATAGTCAGCTCCTTGCCATTATTCTAAGAACCGGCGAGAGCGGAAAAACAGCCATCGAGCTTTCCATAGAACTCATTGATAGATTCAGAAGCCTTGAAGGATTAAGTAACGCCTCTTTAAAGGAACTCCAAGAAATAAAGGGCATGGGAACAGCAAAGATTGCTCAGCTCCGTGCTGCCTTTGAGCTTGGAAGGCGCCTAATGAGAGAGAGAGCAAAAACAGAACTCGCCTTTTCAAATCCGCAGAAGGTCTATGAGTACTTCAGTCCAAGGTTCAAGGGAATGAAGAAAGAGGTTTTTTACTGTGCGATGCTTGATGCAAAAAACAGACTCATAAGAGAACTTAAGATATCAGAGGGCACACTTACAAACTCACTGATCCATCCACGGGAGGCATTTAAAGAAGCAATAAAGGAATCTGCCCATTCTGTTATATTCATTCACAACCATCCAAGTGGTGATCCATCACCGAGCCCTGATGATCTTAAGGTAACAGAGGTGTTAGTTGAAGCAGGAAGAATTATTGGGATTAAGGTACTTGACCATGTGATAATAGGTGATGGAAAATATATGAGTCTTTTGGGAAGACAGGGTCGATAGTAATACACTCTGTAAAGAGTGATGGGTTTAATCTTTGATAATTCTCATCACCTTAAATCATAAATTATAAGACATTAAAGATCAGGAGGAAATATGGCAGTCATTAAAAGAGCATTAATAAGCGTATCAGACAAAAGAGGGATTGTAGAATTTGCAAAGGCACTCAGTTCTATGGGAGTGGAGATTATCTCTACGGGAGGCACAAGAAAGAGCCTTCTTGATGCAGGAATACAAGCTATTGAGATAGGTGAATATACTGGATTTCCAGAGATGCTTGAGGGAAGACTCAAGACCCTGCATCCAAAGGTTCATGGAGGACTTCTTGCAAAAAGGGATAATCCCGAACACCTTGAGATGCTCAAAAAACACAATATTGGACTTATTGATATGGTGGTCGTAAACCTCTATCCCTTTGAGACAGTTACAGCCCGACCTGATGTGACCTTTGATGAGGCAATAGAAAATATAGACATCGGTGGACCCACAATGCTTAGGTCAGCGGCAAAGAATTTTAAGGATGTTGTTGTTATAGTTGACCCTGATGATTATGGCTCAGTAATTGAGGAATTGAGGTCAAGGAATGGTGAAATAAGCTATGAGACAAAACTCAGACTTGCAAAAAAGGTTTTTGCCCATACATCAAGATATGATGCAATTATATCAAATTATCTTGATCGTGTAACTGGAGAGACATTTCCTCCCTATTTCATCATGCCTCTTAAGAAGGTCTCTGGTCTAAGATACGGTGAGAATCCCCATCAGAAGGCATGTCTTTATGATGATGGTCTTGGAGGACTGAGCCTTGTTGATGCAGAGATACTGCAGGGAAAGGAGATGTCCTTTAATAACTATCTTGATGCCCATGCAGCACTTATGCTTGCCCTTGAGTTTGACAGGCCTTGCTGTGTAATAATCAAGCATAATAATCCCTGTGGTGTAGCCATAGCTGACAGTACAAAGGATGCTTACATAAAAGCCTGTAAGACTGATCCTATCTCTGCATTTGGTGGTGTCCTTGCTTTTAATGTTCCAGTGGACGGTGCAGCAGCAGAAGAAATCATAAAGCTTTTTGTTGAGGTCATAATAGCTCCTGATTTTGACAGGTCTGCAAAAGAGATTTTCTCACAGAAACCTAACATAAGACTGCTCAGGCTTCCTGACCTGAAAAAACCCCTTAAAGGGTGGGAAATGAAGAGGATAGCTGGAGGAATGCTTATCCAGGACTGGGATACCATGAAGGTGGATGTAAAAAATCTCAAGGCAGTTACAAAACGTCAGCCAACACCGGATGAATACGAGGCGCTGGAATTTGCCTGGAGGGTTGTTAAACATGTAAAATCGAACTCAATTGTATATGCCCTGAAGGACAGGACAGTTGGAATCGGTGTCGGTCAGACAAGCAGGGTCTATTCAGCAAGGATAGGTGCAATGCTTGCACAGGAACCAGTAAAGGGCTGCGTTGCAGCCTCTGATGGATTCTTTCCCTTTAGAGATGGAATTGATGTCCTACATGAGGCAGGTGTGACAGCGGTAATTCAGCCAGGCGGTTCACTTAAGGACGAAGAGGTTATAAAGGCTGCTGATGAGCATGGAATGGCGATGCTAATCACCGGGGTGAGGCATTTCAGGCACTGATATGAGATCATTCAAGGAAATAAAAGAGAGATACCGGTTCACAGAAGAGGACAGGCGGAGATTGCAGGAACTGAGACCTCTTATGACCTCCTATGTTGATGAGGTCATGGACAGCCTCAGCAGCTGGATAATGTCTGACAGGGAGGCATCCAGATTCTTTACTGATGAGACAAAGAAGAAGCACATCTTCTCAAGTCAGAAAACATGGTTTCTTGATCTTTTTTCAGGCATCTATGACCACAGGTATTTTGAGAGACTCATAAGGATTGGTTCTGTTCATGTAAAATCAAATGTGGATGCCCATTTCATGAACAGGTCTATAAACATCATCCGCAATACCTGCATAAACATGATCCTTAACAGGATTGAGGAGCCTCCTGAAGAAAAGACAAAGAAGATCATATCCTTTGAAAAGATCCTTGATATAAATCTTGATGTTATAACTTCAGCATATATTGAGGAGGAGATAAAGACCTATTCGCCAGTCTATAAACTCAAAAGCACCCTTGTAGATTTTGCAGAGAAATTCTCACAATCCATGAACC harbors:
- a CDS encoding protoglobin domain-containing protein yields the protein MRSFKEIKERYRFTEEDRRRLQELRPLMTSYVDEVMDSLSSWIMSDREASRFFTDETKKKHIFSSQKTWFLDLFSGIYDHRYFERLIRIGSVHVKSNVDAHFMNRSINIIRNTCINMILNRIEEPPEEKTKKIISFEKILDINLDVITSAYIEEEIKTYSPVYKLKSTLVDFAEKFSQSMNLILILALIGLTLGVILLFVNDLKGLLHGELYHGIISSLGSLLILWVMIELMNTEISHLKGGKFHISIFIGVALVTLIRETMIATLKHERPETIYYLIAAILVIGFIYWLVVKAEEKKR
- a CDS encoding cation-transporting P-type ATPase translates to MVQILHSIKGRARYKVRGLYRSESLKKFLTLKLSEKEGIKNFSINILTGNILVYFNSDNSPHVIASVIKEAVIVYNKTNFSNDRKTLKSSSHKKTGEIKNRKLRRLISHAEKQITEPWHLIESERVLKIFNTDRNYGLSELSARENLKKYGPNILPESVPRSGISIFIDQFKSLPVALLGAAAVISLLTGGLADAIIIMAVVTINSTIGYLTESQAEKTIHSLKSLIRPYALVIRDGIQREVGVEEIVPGDIIVLRPGSFVPADARLLEAHNLSVDESALTGESMPVLKTHEVIKSNGSEPGSHKYVPLADRINMVYRGTLVTGGQGLGVVVATGSFTEIGKIQTLISEVRAPETPMERQLRKISGQLVFIGMAVCGLVFLIGILRGYGLLQMLKTSISLAVAAVPEGLPAVATTTLALGIRKMRRHGVIIRHLEAVETLGSIQTICLDKTGTITFNRMAVVTIFTGMKRLNVVDGSFILSSSTGKVEKDINNSILNAYENDELLRLIHVCTLCNESEVLRQDDKYIVNGTSTENALIYMAISAKVDVIKIRKKFPRLKIYHRSEKRNYMVTLHSIKVSGSKKPEGMIVAIKGSPSEVLSLCNFYMKDGVRIPLNDEERLTIEMENERMACNGLRILGVAYGFIDGDLNNSLLSKLKSEIYPEFLAKEIEFIWLGLVGMADPIRDGVKELINAFHRAGIETIMITGDQSPTAYAIGRELNLSRGTHLEILDSTNLVNIEPEIMKAILKNVHVFSRVSPAHKLQIVKALQSAGKVVAMTGDGINDGPALKAADIGIAMGNTGTDVAREVADVVVEDDRLETIIIAIGHGRAVYNNIRKSLRFLLATNLSEIMVMFSAISAGMGQPLNAMQLLWLNLVSDIAPGLALALEPPEPDILIHPPRKKDDPILKSSDFKRITFESAMLSAGALGAYGYGIARYGLGTRAGSIAFMTLTLGQLLHAISCRSENYSIFDKEKLASNRYLNLALGGSFILQILSMAIPGLRRLLGVVPIGLMDALVVGTGAVIPLMVNESTKKLLANKSNS
- the radC gene encoding DNA repair protein RadC yields the protein MPKKTIKDWPPEERPRERLIKDGPEGLSDSQLLAIILRTGESGKTAIELSIELIDRFRSLEGLSNASLKELQEIKGMGTAKIAQLRAAFELGRRLMRERAKTELAFSNPQKVYEYFSPRFKGMKKEVFYCAMLDAKNRLIRELKISEGTLTNSLIHPREAFKEAIKESAHSVIFIHNHPSGDPSPSPDDLKVTEVLVEAGRIIGIKVLDHVIIGDGKYMSLLGRQGR
- the purH gene encoding bifunctional phosphoribosylaminoimidazolecarboxamide formyltransferase/IMP cyclohydrolase, whose protein sequence is MAVIKRALISVSDKRGIVEFAKALSSMGVEIISTGGTRKSLLDAGIQAIEIGEYTGFPEMLEGRLKTLHPKVHGGLLAKRDNPEHLEMLKKHNIGLIDMVVVNLYPFETVTARPDVTFDEAIENIDIGGPTMLRSAAKNFKDVVVIVDPDDYGSVIEELRSRNGEISYETKLRLAKKVFAHTSRYDAIISNYLDRVTGETFPPYFIMPLKKVSGLRYGENPHQKACLYDDGLGGLSLVDAEILQGKEMSFNNYLDAHAALMLALEFDRPCCVIIKHNNPCGVAIADSTKDAYIKACKTDPISAFGGVLAFNVPVDGAAAEEIIKLFVEVIIAPDFDRSAKEIFSQKPNIRLLRLPDLKKPLKGWEMKRIAGGMLIQDWDTMKVDVKNLKAVTKRQPTPDEYEALEFAWRVVKHVKSNSIVYALKDRTVGIGVGQTSRVYSARIGAMLAQEPVKGCVAASDGFFPFRDGIDVLHEAGVTAVIQPGGSLKDEEVIKAADEHGMAMLITGVRHFRH
- a CDS encoding DUF5132 domain-containing protein; translation: MAIFNNDWKGNILSGLAIGIGAAILAPVVIPVLAGAAKPIAKAAIKGGIILYEKGKETFAEVSELVEDLVAEVKAEMAETHKETAEGEKGA